The Candidatus Gracilibacteria bacterium genome has a window encoding:
- a CDS encoding DUF167 domain-containing protein, which yields MLPISPDNTSLTVKVIPRAKRTEFVSIMDDGALKIRLRAVPEDGKANEELLSFLERETGKKWEIVSGFTNSRKGVKLVM from the coding sequence ATGCTTCCCATCAGTCCCGATAACACATCTCTCACCGTGAAGGTCATCCCTCGTGCGAAGCGAACAGAATTCGTCAGCATCATGGATGATGGCGCACTAAAAATCCGTCTCCGGGCAGTGCCAGAAGACGGAAAGGCGAATGAGGAACTTCTCTCTTTTCTCGAACGAGAAACGGGGAAAAAATGGGAAATCGTGAGCGGGTTTACGAATTCGAGAAAGGGGGTGAAGTTAGTAATGTAG
- a CDS encoding RNB domain-containing ribonuclease: MPSKRETFVRGKLHFSRTKVVVKNGEKEYFIRPFSLDRGYLEGDIVEIKIVRGESEGYLAEGIIKKIIARTNLPIIGTIRNIKGNKIQVEVFREFGNIGNISVVSNDAYVVDDIVEIRYEQEKKWRIQNILGKSGDPKTEEMLLFRKEGIRTDFPEKVLEEAEKMTKGKIERSKEKTLIPKYITDNLEKAFFSETAEEFFPTVLCNKNLRTDFRNWFTMTIDGADAKDLDDAISIARYTDGNFLLAVHIADVAEYVREGSELDREAILRTTSIYTPGCVIPMLPEKLSNDLCSLHPGEPKLVLSILMKVDQKGEVLATFMTEGIIESQKRGIYEEIIEEKLVNIVPEGWGFGGGNRPQRENGEEASQNRVDTPETFVTFGHESKELDSGTSQEGQTKIPHLSDFFSLFHILEKRRKKEGKIIFESSEPTFTFDANDNITNIEKRERGPSHMMIEEFMVLANEEVAKWCTKHSLPFLSRIHHLPPEDNAKIIREIVGLGKSHEQIHPKHIREYLDTLSTDEGMYRASRLLLPKMAKAFYSDKSLMHFGLALEYYAHFTSPIRRYPDLQVHRIIKEKLQKTLDKKQKEHYRHILKKIAKKCSDGEARATDIERAVDAIMVCRYMSDKVGQTFDGRVNGFTDWAIFIELENGVEVTVYLGKGREKGRYIVDSIRGTLSLGQKILHTIGEPIRVKVTGVNTEDRRVEGEIL, translated from the coding sequence ATGCCATCTAAACGAGAAACATTCGTACGATGAAAACTTCATTTTTCCCGAACGAAAGTCGTCGTCAAAAATGGAGAGAAAGAATATTTTATACGACCATTCTCGCTCGATCGAGGGTATCTCGAAGGAGATATTGTTGAGATCAAGATTGTACGCGGGGAAAGCGAATGATATCTTGCGGAAGGTATTATCAAGAAGATCATCGCTCGTACCAATCTTCCTATTATCGGAACCATCAGAAATATAAAAGGTAATAAAATCCAAGTAGAAGTATTTCGAGAATTTGGAAATATTGGAAATATTTCCGTTGTATCGAATGATGCTTATGTGGTCGATGATATCGTCGAAATACGTTATGAACAAGAGAAAAAATGGCGAATCCAGAATATTCTCGGAAAATCAGGAGATCCAAAAACTGAAGAAATGCTCCTATTCCGCAAGGAAGGTATTCGAACGGATTTTCCTGAGAAAGTCCTCGAAGAAGCTGAGAAAATGACAAAAGGAAAGATCGAAAGATCGAAAGAGAAAACCCTCATCCCAAAATATATTACCGACAATCTTGAAAAGGCATTTTTCAGTGAAACAGCAGAAGAATTTTTTCCTACTGTTCTCTGTAATAAAAATCTGCGAACTGACTTCCGAAACTGGTTCACGATGACGATCGACGGCGCGGATGCGAAAGATCTCGACGATGCTATCAGTATCGCACGATATACGGATGGGAATTTCCTTCTCGCGGTACACATCGCAGATGTGGCGGAATATGTCCGAGAATGAAGCGAGCTGGATCGAGAAGCGATCCTCAGAACTACGAGTATCTATACGCCTGGTTGCGTAATTCCAATGCTTCCAGAAAAACTCTCGAATGATCTCTGTAGTCTCCATCCTGGAGAACCGAAACTCGTCCTCTCGATCCTCATGAAAGTCGATCAGAAATGAGAAGTCCTCGCTACCTTCATGACGGAAGGAATTATTGAGAGCCAAAAACGGGGAATCTATGAAGAAATTATTGAGGAAAAACTCGTAAATATAGTTCCTGAAGGATGGGGGTTCGGGGGTGGCAATCGTCCCCAGAGAGAAAATTGAGAAGAGGCTTCACAAAATCGAGTTGACACCCCCGAGACCTTTGTTACTTTCGGTCACGAAAGTAAGGAACTGGATTCCTGAACATCTCAGGAATGACAAACAAAGATTCCCCATCTTTCCGATTTTTTCTCACTCTTCCATATCCTCGAGAAGCGTCGAAAAAAAGAAGGGAAAATCATTTTTGAATCATCGGAACCAACTTTTACTTTCGATGCGAATGACAATATCACCAATATCGAAAAACGTGAACGCGGGCCATCACATATGATGATCGAGGAATTCATGGTGCTCGCGAATGAGGAAGTGGCGAAATGGTGTACGAAGCATTCTCTTCCATTTCTCTCCCGTATCCATCATCTTCCACCCGAAGACAATGCGAAAATCATCCGAGAAATAGTCGGACTCGGAAAAAGTCATGAACAGATTCATCCGAAACATATTCGAGAATACCTCGACACACTCTCGACCGATGAATGAATGTATCGAGCCTCTCGCCTTCTTCTTCCGAAAATGGCGAAAGCATTTTATAGTGACAAGTCACTCATGCATTTCGGTCTCGCACTCGAGTATTATGCGCACTTCACTTCACCGATCAGGCGCTATCCTGATCTCCAGGTTCACCGCATCATCAAGGAAAAACTCCAGAAAACCCTCGACAAAAAACAGAAGGAACACTATCGCCATATTCTAAAAAAAATCGCCAAGAAATGCAGTGATGGCGAAGCTCGCGCAACCGATATAGAACGCGCTGTTGATGCCATTATGGTCTGTCGATACATGTCAGACAAAGTCGGACAAACTTTCGATGGAAGAGTGAATGGATTCACGGATTGGGCAATATTCATCGAGCTCGAGAACGGTGTCGAAGTGACGGTCTACCTCGGAAAGTGAAGAGAAAAATGACGATACATTGTCGACTCTATTCGCGGGACACTCTCCCTCGGACAAAAAATCCTCCACACTATCGGAGAACCTATTCGTGTGAAAGTCACAGGTGTGAATACAGAGGATAGACGAGTGGAAGGAGAAATTCTATAA
- a CDS encoding NUDIX domain-containing protein, translating to MVLPSFAGIILRHGSYYLFLKRSRKSRNWPLHWTVPGGKIEEGENPLDCAIRETAEEVGVTIRQSDVRAETIVHATYIDGEKTAYLYLVDTWGGMPDNLEPELHDDFAWKSLDELPYPMIPHIQAGFDGILNHKTNIEYHAI from the coding sequence ATGGTTCTTCCCTCGTTTGCTGGTATCATTCTTCGACATGGATCGTATTATCTTTTCTTGAAACGATCGAGAAAGTCACGAAATTGGCCACTACACTGGACAGTTCCAGGTGGGAAGATCGAAGAGTGAGAAAATCCTCTCGATTGTGCAATTCGAGAGACAGCGGAAGAAGTTGGAGTAACTATTAGGCAATCTGATGTTCGCGCGGAAACTATTGTTCATGCAACATATATTGATGGAGAAAAGACCGCATATCTCTATCTCGTAGATACTTGGGGAGGTATGCCCGATAATCTGGAACCTGAACTCCATGATGACTTCGCCTGGAAGTCACTCGATGAGCTTCCGTATCCGATGATTCCTCATATCCAAGCTGGATTTGATGGGATATTGAATCATAAAACAAACATTGAATACCATGCCATCTAA
- a CDS encoding phosphatase PAP2 family protein, with translation MLQSLLQADTSALLWTRGLVDPSYAHIIQIIGESIVLWGAFVLLFIWLTGVAKKNNQYRTWALEIFFIIILTFIVHAIINLGVPQWRMSPQEVAGGFKPLIPHPIDNSFPSGHALFTASLLVGLWNFYRKWWIIGITIAIGLLTASARVIGGVHYPGDILGGWFFGIIGGCIALYAIRTSIFQVHIFPRIIRMMKWIRL, from the coding sequence ATGCTACAATCTCTTCTTCAAGCTGATACATCAGCACTTCTCTGGACCCGAGGACTCGTCGACCCTTCATATGCACATATCATCCAGATAATCGGCGAAAGTATTGTTCTCTGGTGAGCTTTTGTACTCCTTTTCATCTGGCTCACAGGAGTCGCAAAGAAAAACAACCAATATCGCACATGGGCACTGGAAATATTCTTCATCATCATTCTCACGTTCATCGTACATGCGATTATCAATCTCTGAGTCCCACAATGGCGAATGTCACCACAAGAAGTAGCATGAGGATTCAAGCCACTCATACCCCATCCGATTGATAATTCCTTTCCTTCTGGACATGCGCTTTTCACAGCATCACTTCTCGTCGGACTCTGGAATTTCTACCGAAAATGGTGGATAATCGGAATCACCATTGCAATTGGACTTCTCACCGCATCAGCTCGTGTCATTGGTGGAGTTCATTATCCTGGTGATATTCTCGGTGGTTGGTTTTTTGGGATTATTGGTGGATGTATTGCCCTCTATGCAATACGCACCTCCATCTTTCAGGTTCATATTTTTCCACGAATTATTCGCATGATGAAGTGGATTCGGCTTTAG
- a CDS encoding helix-turn-helix transcriptional regulator, with protein MKKFSSFLKELRNSAELNQSQFADIMEVSPLLITLLETDKKEPSKKFVNSLADKLGVKSNSILPLISDEDIDPNALSGIEKKLIQTVDALQIMLIRKKAKNLRSYAQNA; from the coding sequence ATGAAAAAATTTTCCTCATTTCTTAAGGAACTTCGAAACTCGGCAGAACTGAACCAAAGTCAGTTTGCAGATATTATGGAAGTTTCCCCACTCCTCATTACATTACTTGAAACTGATAAAAAAGAACCTTCGAAGAAATTTGTAAATAGCCTTGCTGATAAGCTCTGAGTGAAATCCAATTCCATTCTTCCGCTTATATCTGATGAAGATATAGATCCGAATGCTCTCTCAGGGATCGAGAAAAAACTCATCCAAACCGTAGATGCGCTTCAAATTATGCTTATCAGGAAGAAAGCTAAAAACCTTAGATCCTATGCACAGAACGCTTAA
- a CDS encoding reverse transcriptase domain-containing protein, whose protein sequence is MHRTLKIFSTGVLSKRSGIPEKHLLKWKNLTSKDRRRLFFDHSDSEPEKGKYIRVVKNKSLMKKFHIWIGEELKELDSSLPENITGGVSKKSIINAMSRHIRKKENCFMKSDISRFFESIPRERVYSLFCNILQCSPEVAEIITNTITFPPGSLKSPEDKPHTLARGLHVSSRVAIWASIQFFKKLENELEKKYKRLKPRITFYVDDIGISLLTTDLSIAKEVKEWILGFTQTADKNINFLTIHPEKTQYSILLSLDEYVEYLGGKIYINRTDISEEGLQKSKDLYSQFLQEKDLKKKVNLGKQIHSKAIYRKRIKAVSSKQP, encoded by the coding sequence ATGCACAGAACGCTTAAGATATTCTCAACGGGGGTCTTATCCAAACGAAGTGGTATTCCAGAAAAGCATTTACTCAAATGGAAGAACTTAACGTCTAAAGATAGAAGAAGATTATTTTTTGATCACAGTGATTCAGAGCCTGAGAAATGAAAATACATTAGGGTCGTGAAAAATAAATCATTGATGAAGAAGTTTCATATCTGGATAGGAGAAGAGCTTAAAGAATTGGATTCTTCCTTGCCAGAAAATATTACTTGAGGGGTATCGAAAAAGTCGATCATAAATGCGATGAGTAGGCATATCCGAAAAAAGGAAAACTGTTTTATGAAATCTGATATTAGCCGATTCTTCGAAAGTATTCCCCGAGAACGTGTATACTCCTTATTCTGTAATATCCTTCAATGTAGTCCAGAGGTAGCTGAAATTATTACAAATACTATAACCTTTCCTCCTGGTTCCCTAAAATCCCCAGAAGATAAGCCTCATACTTTAGCCCGATGACTGCACGTATCCTCACGAGTTGCTATATGGGCATCTATACAATTTTTCAAGAAACTTGAAAATGAACTGGAGAAGAAGTATAAACGTCTAAAACCAAGAATTACATTTTATGTGGATGATATAGGCATATCTCTCCTTACGACAGATCTTAGTATCGCAAAAGAAGTAAAAGAATGGATTCTAGGCTTTACTCAAACAGCAGATAAAAATATCAATTTTCTCACTATTCATCCAGAGAAGACACAATATAGCATACTCTTATCTCTCGATGAGTATGTGGAGTATCTTGGAGGTAAGATATACATAAATAGAACTGATATAAGCGAAGAAGGCTTACAAAAAAGCAAAGATCTCTACAGCCAATTTCTTCAAGAAAAAGATCTAAAGAAAAAGGTTAATCTCTGAAAACAGATACATTCCAAAGCAATATACCGAAAAAGAATAAAAGCAGTCTCCAGTAAACAACCCTAA